TGATGAAGTAATGAACAGCATTGTAGGCTAGATGTGGAGCAACATTGTACAGGGGATGTATTCTGTTTAGTTCATTGCTGGGCCGGCCAACTACATACGGGTCTCCAGCCCCAGTGCCATGTTGCGCAACTGACAGCCCACTCAGTGCATAACAAGTGTGGTAAATATCCACATGtctgaaacaaaaagttataaagttatgtttaattagttccaaaaattaaatatctaaaagaaaataaaaaaatagaagaataattaatatatatttgTGTCTGATAACTGAAGGCTATAAAGAAATATGAGGTGTTTTCCTGATTGGGTTACCTTctattattcaattttaattaaaataataaattttatcgaTCTTCAGTTAAATTATTCTGTTGGTCTAGTATTTTCGGAACcttaaagactccgaaacttcTGGACCAATTAGAAAAAGTAATTCACTGTTTGGAAGTTAGAGCCCTtgtaacttaggctatattttgtatgggcagtagttcccactggtCAGGGTGAAAATGGCTCCTTGACATAGAGATATATTTAACTCAGTGtaaacaacttaaaataaaaattgacaaataaTCATTATTGAAATTTAACAGTTACAACTTATGAATAATATGAATGTTTACTCACTTGCCAGGTTTGTCTATAAAGCCTCCATTAGGTAGAGCTTGACAACATATGGTAATGTATTCTTGCAGTGCACCTTGGTTAAAAAGTACTGTTTCTATCAATtctttattttctgaaaaaatatgtagagtTTTCTACaagaatgtttatttcaaactaACTAATTAGAGTCTAATTTAGAAAATGTATGTCTAATTATTAGATATACATTTTCTAAATTCACCAGAACTTTACCTTGTGATAGTATGGCACTGATTATTGGAAATGCAGCACCTTGCCAAAATGAATAACACCCATCAACTAATTTATTTGTCCTCCCTTGAAAACCACCTTCGAGACGCATCTGGCGATTTACACACCACCGTAATAGTGCATCAATGTCACATAAATGTGTCTTATTCAATAATGCTAGAGATGCAATTCCACAGAATGCATATCCTCCATGGGCTTCCATGCCAGGGCATCCAGCAAATCCACCTTCATAGGTCTGACAGCTGACTATCCATTCAGCTGTTTTGTCAAATAAGGCCTCAgtgtatgtatttgttattttagctATACTAACAGCACAGTAGGCTCCTCGTATATCTTGCTCTCCACCTTTGTGAAGTGCAAATGATCCATCTACATCTTTTACTGTCcataaaaacttttgtaaacTGCTTCTGTCTAAAGAATTATAGGCTTCTTCTGTACCTATTATGCTGAGGGCATTAACAGCAGCATATGTAGTTCCAAGGTGTGGATATTGTCCTGGGCCTCCACCATAACCACCTTCTTCATGCTGGCATAATGTTAGAAACTTCACTACATCAGACAATGTTTCATCATCTGGCATATCATTAAGGAGCCACAGTGAGTGCAGAACCCAGTAGACAATCCACGTTCTGCTTGCATCCAAGCATTCATACCTTTGTGGTAGAGATCCTAAGCAATCTTTCAAAAGTTGGCTGTGGACTCTTTTCCTGACTATAGGGATTTCTGGTTCTATTTCAGCATTTTTCTCAAATTGTTTGTAGATTTTTAATATCATAGTTTCGACATCAACCTACACAAAAcagttaaattatataaaattggtcAGTAGGAAAATTTTGGGGTGCCACTACTGTTAACAATAAATTTAAATGTGtgagtttataattatttgaataaaacaagCATTCGTGAATGCTCACCTGGTCGGAAGACGAATCAGTTACAAGATTCTCAGCATCAAAAATCTCTGTAGCAATTTCTTCAAAACATCGAATCCGGTTCTCCATTTTTAGGGCTgtgatgattattttaataactcacGTCGTAAACAGAGAGCTAATTTTGTCCTGAGCTCTACCTTGCGAATGAAATAGCTTATCACCTGTGTTTAATTAAAGATATACTTGAGAAACAATATCAACAATGTGTGCCAAAAACGACTgccattatttatttgagttatCTATAGATACACGATTGTTGTAATTAACTGTTCCGATGTGTTATCGCAAGAATCACATATCGCAGCTTGATACAGTTagaatttgataaataaattccaatgaGGAATCGGTTTTTAATCAACAAAGTCACACCGTGCGATCATTCTCAAATGTTCCCAAACCTTGTAACCACAGACAATCAGGCGGAGGGCAGGGCAACAGAGTGTAATCCAGGGGGGAGACACTCCGTACATTATGACAGCTAAGTGAATGAAGAGTCGCCACCTTTTATTTGGCccggaaactatttactatctaaaagatactttaaattaccaacagatggcactacactataatcgtttttgtttgtcaatataaaattatttatgcaatattaattagagaaaagtatgaggaaaatattagacacttaaaaaaaagataaaataggcgaataaattaaatacggtttgaaaaagcacaaatatcaattttaatctaaaaagacctggtgtcagtattccaagtaacttaacaaaaccgatcatcgatcataacaatatatcaatatggcggtttttgcattctgcgtacacgcgtataaaaagtaataatacataataattatttgttttccttcgaccttttactatattaacgatgacattttctattagggtaagtagcataatgtaactataacgataaccaatgttatagttacatggtgctatttaccctaatagaaaatgttatgaatattatgcatatatatttttatagctatagctatgtaggtagttcggggccaatttagagagagatgg
The sequence above is a segment of the Helicoverpa armigera isolate CAAS_96S chromosome 20, ASM3070526v1, whole genome shotgun sequence genome. Coding sequences within it:
- the LOC110373406 gene encoding protein farnesyltransferase subunit beta yields the protein MENRIRCFEEIATEIFDAENLVTDSSSDQVDVETMILKIYKQFEKNAEIEPEIPIVRKRVHSQLLKDCLGSLPQRYECLDASRTWIVYWVLHSLWLLNDMPDDETLSDVVKFLTLCQHEEGGYGGGPGQYPHLGTTYAAVNALSIIGTEEAYNSLDRSSLQKFLWTVKDVDGSFALHKGGEQDIRGAYCAVSIAKITNTYTEALFDKTAEWIVSCQTYEGGFAGCPGMEAHGGYAFCGIASLALLNKTHLCDIDALLRWCVNRQMRLEGGFQGRTNKLVDGCYSFWQGAAFPIISAILSQENKELIETVLFNQGALQEYITICCQALPNGGFIDKPGKHVDIYHTCYALSGLSVAQHGTGAGDPYVVGRPSNELNRIHPLYNVAPHLAYNAVHYFIRHPPPVKDKN